GTTGCTGGTGTCCATAAGCGGTGGAGGGATTTTCGGCGCACCAGAGATCGTCGTCACGTTTTTGTCGGGTATTGCATTCGCATCCTCATTGCTAGCCGATGTACCTTCCGATTCATCGTTGGCCACGCGTGTGGCTCGTTCAGGGCTGTGATGAATCATTCTCGGACGGCGTTGTCAAAGCAAgcgggcgaagaaaaatgtgGTTCTGCGTGGTGATTCTTGCGCGTGGTCGTTTCCCGGAAGAATGGCTACTCGGTGTAGACCTTCGCACGGGTGGTCGCTTCGTGGAACGGCTGCGCGGTGCAGGGATTCCTCGCGGTTGGTCACTTTTCGTAATGGCTGCTCGATGCAGAGTGCCGCGTGGGTCAATTTCTCCGGTCACTTACCGGCGCAGAACGCGTTGTTCGCTGGTAGGGAAATGTGTGATAGCGCAGGCGATCACGTCGGGGTCACCAATTTGTGGGTACGGTAACACGACGAAtcgttttctgtgttttttaccaccttttttattttaatgatcaCCCAAAAGAATCTATCACTTTGTTTCTGAATTCACCACGTAATGTTAGCGCGTAGAAAAGCCacaagagaagagaagaacgCGTGTTCGTTGCATGCGCTTTTTATATCGTTCACTGAGCAACCCGCGTGGGTTGCGCGGCAAGCCGTTCTTGCCATCGTGCACGATAAGTTCTTAACGGAGACGAACGCACAGTTCGCGGCTGTATTGTGCGGACTTGCCGCTGTCCGTTGTCTCCGATGTCCGCAGCCGCTACagccaccttaagcaccttctaaacaccattttgcatcgtctcattctctttaaagtcactttaagcaccttctaaacctcattttgcatcgtctcattctctttaaagtcactttaagcaccttctaaacaccattttgcatcgtctcattctctttaaagtcactttaagcaccttctaaacctcattttgcatcgtctcattctctttaaagtcactttaagcaccttctaaacctcattttgcatcgtctcattctctttaaagtcactttaagcaccttctaaacaccattttgcatcgtctcattctctttaaagtcaccttaagcaccttctaaacaccattttgcatcgtctcattctctttaaagtcactttaagcaccttgtaaatctcattttgcatcgtcgcattctctttaaagtcactttaagcaccttctaaacctcattttgcatcgtctcattctctttgaagtcaccttaagcaccttctaaacctcattttgcatcgtctcattctctttaaagtcactttaagcaccttcttaacaccattttgcatcgtctcattctctttaaagtcactttaagcaccttctaaacctcattttgcatcgtctcattctctttaaagtcactttaagcaccttctaaacctcattttgcatcgtctcattctctttaaagtcaccttaagcaccttctaaacaccattttgcatcgtctcattctctttaaagtcactttaagcaccttctaaacctcattttgcatcgtctcattctctttaaagtcaccttaagcaccttctaaacaccattttgcatcgtctcattctctttaaagtcactttaagcaccttctaaacaccattttgcatcgtctcattctctttaaagtcactttaagcaccttctaaacaccattttgcatcgtctcattctctttaaagtcactttaagcaccttctaaacctcattttgcatcgtctcattctctttaaagtcactttaagcaccttctaaacctcattttgcatcgtctcattctctttaaagtcaccttaagcaccttctaaacaccattttgcatcgtctcattctctttaaagtcactttaagcaccttctaaacctcattttgcatcgtctcattctctttaaagtcactttaagcaccttctaaacctcattttgcatcgtctcattctctttaaagtcactttaagcaccttctaaacctcattttgcatcgtctcattctctttaaagtcactttaagcaccttctaaacaccatttttgcatcgtctcattctctttaaagtcactttaagcaccttctaaacctcattttgcatcgtctcattctctttgaagtcactttaagcaccttctaaacaccattttgcatcgtctcattctctttaaagtcactttaagcaccttctaaacctcattttgcatcgtctcattctctttaaagtcactttaagcaccttctaaacctcattttgcatcgtctcattctctttaaagtcactttaagcaccttctaaacaccattttgcatcgtctcattctctttaaagtcactttaagcaccttctaaacctcattttgcatcgtctcattctctttaaagtcaccttaagcaccttctaaacaccattttgcatcgtctcattctctttaaagtcactttaagcaccttctaaacctcattttgcatcgtctcattctctttaaagtcactttaagcaccttctaaacctcattttgcatcgtctcattctctttaaagtcaccttaagcaccttctaaacaccattttgcatcgtctcattctctttaaagtcactttaagcaccttctaaacctcattttgcatcgtctcattctctttaaagtcaccttaagcaccttctaaacaccattttgcatcgtctcattctctttaaagtcactttaagcaccttctaaacaccattttgcatcgtctcattctctttaaagtcactttaagcaccttctaaacaccattttgcatcgtctcattctctttaaagtcactttaagcaccttctaaacctcattttgcatcgtctcattctctttaaagtcactttaagcaccttctaaacctcattttgcatcgtctcattctctttaaagtcaccttaagcaccttctaaacaccattttgcatcgtctcattctctttaaagtcactttaagcaccttctaaacctcattttgcatcgtctcattctctttaaagtcactttaagcaccttctaaacctcattttgcatcgtctcattctctttaaagtcactttaagcaccttctaaacctcattttgcatcgtctcattctctttaaagtcactttaagcaccttctaaacctcattttgcatcgtctcattctctttaaagtcaccttaagcaccttctaaacaccatttttgcatcgtctcattctctttaaagtcactttaagcaccttctaaacctcattttgcatcgtctcattctctttaaagtcactttaagcaccttctaaacctcattttgcatcgtctcattctctttaaagtcactttaagcaccttctaaacaccattttgcatcgtctcattctctttaaagtcaccttaagcaccttctaaacctcattttgcatcgtctcattctctttaaagtcaccttaagcaccttctaaacaccattttgcatcgtctcattctctttaaagtcactttaagcaccttctaaacaccattttgcatcgtctcattctctttaaagtcactttaagcaccttctaaacctcattttgcatcgtctcattctctttaaagtcactttaagcaccttctaaacctcattttgcatcgtctcattctctttaaagtcactttaagcaccttctaaacctcattttgcatcgtctcattctctttaaagtcaccttaagcaccttctaaacaccattttgcatcgtctcattctctttaaagtcactttaagcaccttctaaacctcattttgcatcgtctcattctctttaaagtcactttaagcaccttctaaacaccattttgcatcgtctcattctctttaaagtcaccttaagcaccttctaaacctcattttgcatcgtctcattctctttaaagtcaccttaagcaccttctaaacaccattttgcatcgtctcattctctttaaagtcactttaagcaccttctaaacctcattttgcatcgtctcattctctttaaagtcaccttaagcaccttctaaacaccattttgcatcgtctcattctctttaaagtcactttaagcaccttctaaacctcattttgcatcgtctcattctctttaaagtcactttaagcaccttctaaacctcattttgcatcgtctcattctctttaaagtcactttaagcaccttctaaacctcattttgcatcgtctcattctctttaaagtcaccttaagcaccttctaaacaccattttgcatcgtctcattctctttaaagtcactttaagcaccttctaaacctcattttgcatcgtctcattctctttaaagtcactttaagcaccttctaaacaccattttgcatcgtctcattctctttaaagtcaccttaaccaccttctaaacctcattttgcatcgtctcattctctttaaagtcaccttaagcaccttctaaacaccattttgcatcgtctcattctctttaaagtcactttaagcaccttctaaacctcattttgcatcgtctcattctctttgaagtcaccttaagcaccttctgaacctaattttgcatcgtctcattctctttaaagtcactttaagcaccttctaaacctcattttgcatcgtctcattctctttaaagtcaccttaagcaccttctagacaccattttgcatcgtctcattctctttaaagtcactttaagcaccttctaaacctcattttgcatcgtctcattctctttaaagtcactttaagcaccttctaaacctcattttgcatcgtctcattctctttaaagtcaccttaagcaccttctaaacaccattttgcatcgtctcattctctttaaagtcactttaagcaccttctaaacctcattttgcatcgtctcattctctttaaagtcaccttaagcaccttctaaacaccattttgcatcgtctcattctctttaaagtcactttaagcaccttctaaacaccattttgcatcgtctcattctctttaaagtcactttaagcaccttctaaacaccattttgcatcgtctcattctctttaaagtcactttaagcaccttctaaacctcattttgcatcgtctcattctctttaaagtcactttaagcaccttctaaacctcattttgcatcgtctcattctctttaaagtcaccttaagcaccttctaaacaccattttgcatcgtctcattctctttaaagtcactttaagcaccttctaaacctcattttgcatcgtctcattctctttaaagtcaccttaagcaccttctaaacaccattttgcatcgtctcattctctttaaagtcactttaagcaccttctaaacctcattttgcatcgtctcattctctttaaagtcaccttaagcaccttctaaacaccattttgcatcgtctcattctctttaaagtcatgtGGGTACGGTAACACGACGAAtcgttttctgtgttttttaccaccttttttattttaatgatcaCCCAAAAGAATCTATCACTTTGTTTCTGAATTCACCACGTAATGTTAGCGCGTAGAAAAGCCacaagagaagagaagaacgCGTGTTCGTTGCATGCGCTTTTTATATCGTTCACTGAGCAACCCGCGTGGGTTGCGCGGCAAGCCGTTCTTGCCATCGTGCACGATAAGTTCTTAACGGAGACGAACGCACAGTTCGCGGCTGTATTGTGCGGACTTGCCGCTGTCCGTTGTCTCCGATGTCCGCAGCCGCTACAGTACCCCCTTGCTAGCCGAATCACCGGGGCTATCGGAAGCGTTGAGGGAACCGTACATGTCGTCCAGACCTGGTGACTTTCGGCGATACCGGATCTGGTTGCGGCTCGTTCGGCGTCGTCATCAGCGTTGATGGTACCGTTGTGGTTGTTGGCGTCGATGTTGTCGTTTGCGTTTGGGTCGTCGATGGTGGTTCCTCGATGTCAGCTCGGTAGCACGGTTTTAATCGGTCGATTGAGACATTGATTATTTTGCCGTTAATGTCGACCGCGTAGTACTTGGCGCTACGCTGATGGACTTTAAACGGCCCGTCGTACGGGGTCGAGAGCGATGGTCGGATGGAGTCGTTTCTCACAAAAACATGCGTAGCTTTTGCAAGATCGCTGTGAACAAACACATGTTGTTGCCCGTGCCAAGCGGTCTCGTCGGTTCTGATGCGTCTCATCGCTTGTCGCAGGTTCATCAGTAGATCGGGGTCGGTATCAGATGATGTTATCTTCGGTTCGCATACGAAGTCGGAGGGTATGCGAAGGGTCGTTCCATATACGAGTTCGGCAGGAGCAGCTTGCAAGTCATCCTTGTAAGACGTACGCATTCCCAGGAGGATCATTGGCAGGTGTTGCGTCCAGTGGATTGTGTCGTGGCATAGGATGGCAGCTTTAAGTGTACGGTGCCATCGTTCAATCAATCCATTGCTCTGCGGATGATATGCTGTAGTCCGCAGGTGTTTGGTGCCCAAGGTTTTGAGGAGTTCGGCGAAGAGGTTCGACTCGAACTGACGTCCTTGGTCGGTTGTGATGTATTGAGGAATTCCGAAGCGTGCAATCCAGTTAGCACCAGTGCGTGGGCGACAACCGGTGCTGTCATGTCCGGCAGTGGAATAGCCTCTGGCCATCGAGTTCGACGATCTATGATCGTTAAGCAGTAACGCTGTCCGTTACTTGGAGGAAACGGTCCCACGATATCAACGTTGATATGTGAGAATCGATTTGTCGTCGCCGGGTATCGTTCGAGGGGCGTTTTCGTGTGTCTCGTGACTTTCGCTCGCTGACATTCCAGGCAATTGCGGGCAAAACGTATGCTATCCTGGCGAATGTTGGGCCAAACGAATCGGGAAGTCATCAGTTTAGCCGTCGCTCGGGTGCCGGGATGATGTAGTCCATGAGTAACCTTCAGGAAGCGTTCTCTGAAGGCCCTCGTGATGAACGGTCGCAGGTTGTCGGTTGTGTCGTCACAGTAAAGTTGATGTTCGGTACCTGGAATGGTTACTCGCTTGAGGTGTAGGCTAGTACTCACGTCGTTTTGAAGGATGCGTTGTAGTTCCTCGTCTTTGGCCTGGTCGTCGGCCAATGCTCCGAAGTCGATCACCCTGCTATCGTCGATCGCGTTGATTCGAGAGAGAAGATCAGCTGTAACGTTGTCCTTTCCTTGCACGTGCCGGATATCAGTTGTGTGCTGACCAATGTAGTCCAATTGTCGAGCCTGTCGTGGTGAAGCTTTGTCGGAGCTTTGCTTGAAGGCGTATGTTATCGGCTTGTGGTCGGTATAGATGTGGCTTGTTCGTCCATCCAACCAGTGCCGGAAGTGTCGTACTGCCAGGTATATCGCTGTCAGCTCGCGGTCGTAGGTGCTGTATCGTCGCTGCGTTTTGTCAAACTTCTTGGAGAAGAATCCAAGTGGTTGGAGTTGTCCATCTACTACTTGATGTAGTGCTGCGCCAGCAGCGATGTCCGAGGCATCGACCCATAGTGAGAGTTCCGCGTTGGCTATGGGGTGTGCAAGGAGCGTGGTGTTCGCTAGCTGCTCCTTGCACTCGATGAAGGCTGATGTCGTCTCAGGAGTCCATTCGAGAGGAGTTTTGTCGTTTTTTCGATTTCCGGGAATCATAGCGAGCAGCGGGGCTTGTGCAACGATGGCATTCGGTATGAATCGGCGGTAGAAGTTTATCATCGCGATAAACTTTTTTAGCTCCTTTACGGTCGCTGGAGTTTTAAAATCGCGGATAGCTTCTACCCGTTCCGAAAGAGGCAGGATGCCG
This portion of the Anopheles coustani unplaced genomic scaffold, idAnoCousDA_361_x.2 U_75, whole genome shotgun sequence genome encodes:
- the LOC131271156 gene encoding uncharacterized protein LOC131271156 is translated as MRTSYKDDLQAAPAELVYGTTLRIPSDFVCEPKITSSDTDPDLLMNLRQAMRRIRTDETAWHGQQHVFVHSDLAKATHVFVRNDSIRPSLSTPYDGPFKVHQRSAKYYAVDINGKIINVSIDRLKPCYRADIEEPPSTTQTQTTTSTPTTTTVPSTLMTTPNEPQPDPVSPKVTRSGRHVRFPQRFR